From the Terriglobales bacterium genome, the window ACGTTGCCGAACTGGTCGAAGTGGGAGTCCACGGGCAATGAAGCAGCCGGCAATGATGCTGGTGGCGCTGCTGGCCGTCCTGATTCTGCCGGCGATCGCTCTCGCTGAAAACAAATTGACGCTGGAGGAAGCCGTGACCACGGCGCTGGAGAAAAATCCGGCGCGCAAGGCGACGATCTACGAAAAGCGCGCCGCCTCCGCTGATATCGGTTTGGCGAAGTCCGCCTTGCTGCCGCAACTGGGCTTCAGTGAAGGGTTCCAGCGCGGTAATGACCCGGTATTCGTGTTCGGCAGCCGCCTTCGCCAGCAACGCTTTTCCTCCGCTGATTTCGCACTGAACCGCCTGAACACCCCCACCCCGTTCAGCAACTTTGCCACGCGGTTTTCCGGGCAGTGGCGGTTGTTCGATTCCGGCGTAAGTTGGTTGCGCCTGCGGCAGTCGAAGCGGATGGACGAGATCGCTGCGCGCAAGTTGGAGCGCGTCGACCAGGAGTTGGTCATGCGCGTCATCGACGCGTACACAGGTCTGCTGCTTGCGGCAAAACAACAGCAGGTCGCCGAAGACGCGTTGAAGACTTCACAGTCGATTCTCGATCGCAGCCGCGCCAACGTGCAGGCCGGGATGGCGGTGGAGAGCGATCTGCTCAGCTCACAGGTGAGTTATGCGAGCCGCGAGCAGGAACTCATTCGGGCCCGGCATGCCGTTGCGCTGGCTCAAGCGCAACTGCGCCATGAAATGGGCATTGCGCCGGACACGCAGTTCGAGGTAGAGGAACTTCTCGCGGAGAAGGTATTTCCGTCCGTCCCGCTCGCTGAATTGGACCAAATGGCGTTGCAGAACCGGCCGGATTTGCGAGGCTTGGTCGCGCAGCAAGCGGCGCAGTCCGACAGCGTTCGCGCCGCCAAAGCCGCCTATGGCCCGCGCCTGAATGCAATCGCAGACTGGGAAGCGGATAATCCGCGCTTGGGCGGGGCCGGAGGCAACAACTGGCTGGCCGGCGTGGAGATTCAGCTCGACTTATTCGACGGAGGAGCAAAGCGCGCGCGATTGCAGCGCGAGCACGCCGTCAAAGACCGCGTTGACGCTCTGCACGATGCGGCGGTGAGCAGTATCCGCCTCGAAGTACGAAAGGCATACCTCGACCTGGACGCTGCGCGTCAACAGCTGCAAGTGGCGCGCGCCGCGGTTGAACAAGCACAGGAGAGCCTCCGCATTGGGCAGAACCGTTATGAAGCGGGGCTGAGCACAATCACCGACCTGTTGCGCATGCAGGACGCGTCGGTGCGAGCGCAGACCGATTACGCTCAGGCAATCTACCGCCTGCGCACCAGCTACGCCAACCTCGAGTTGGCGACCGGCACTCTGGGCGTCAGCTCACTCGTGGTGAAGCAATGATGAGAGAAACCAGTTTCGTGATGCTGCTCGTCGCAGCGATGTTGTTATTCGGATGCAGTGCCGACAAGGCTAAGCCTGTGCGCGCGCCGGAAACGGTAAGCGGTCTCGAGCTGCTGGATGTCCAGCGCAAACCGCTACCCGATTATTTGGAAGCGGTCGGTACCGTGCGAGCATTGCAGACCAGCCAATTATCAGCGCAAATCGTCAGCGCCGTGGTCTCGGTCCCTGCACAAGAGGGGAAGCGTGTTCGCAAGGGCGAAGTCTTAGTTGTTCTTGATGACGCGCAACAGCGGGCGGCACTGGAACGGGCGTCCGCGGCGGTCAACGCAGCACAGCAGGACGTTGTCGCCTCCGAGGCGGACTACACGTTGGCCAGCTCGACCCTGGGCCGGTACCAGAATCTGTTCGACAAAAAATCGGTGAGCCCACACGAGATGGACGAGGTGCAGGCGCGCGCCAAGTCGGCCGCGGCACGCCGCGAGCAGGCCACGGCCGCAATCGCGCAAGCCAGGGCCATGGAAGCGCAGGCACGTGCGGCTTTGGGGTATACGCGTATCCGGGCTGCGTTTGACGGCATGGTGACCGCTAAGCAGGTGGATCCGGGCATGCTGGCCTCACCCGGCGTGCCGCTGGTCACAATCGAAGACACGCGAGGTTTCCGCCTGGAAGCTTCGGTCGATGAAGCCGATTTGCGGACGGCCAAGCTCGGTGAGGCGGTGCCGGTCGCGATCGACGCCCTCGGAAGCGAATTGCAATCCAAGGTCGTGCAGATTGTTCCCGCAGCCGATCCGGCGAGTCGCAGCTTCATCGTAAAGCTGGAACTGCCTCCCGACGCGCGACTGCGTTCTGGCGTTTTTGGCCGCGCTCGCTTTCCGCGGGGACGCCATGACGCCGTGATTGTGCCGCGTGCAGCCGTCATTGAACGTGGACAAATCCAGGGAGTGTACGTGGTCGGGAAGGAGGGCCAGATTGAGCTTCGGTATGTGACGCTGGGACGTCTATCCGGCGCCGAAGTTGAGGTTCTCTCCGGGCTGTCGGGTGGAGAGCGCCTGATTGCATCGCACGGAGGCCGCGAACTTTCAGGAAAGAGGGTCGCGAATTGAGCCCGGGCATGAACAATACGCTGGGCGCCGCCGGCAAAATCGCGCGCGCCTTTATCGTCTCCAAGCTGACGCCGCTGATGATCACCGCTGCGCTGCTCCTGGGCGCGTTTGCGATCTGGCAGACGCCGCGAGAGGAAGAGCCGCAAATTGTCGTTCCAATGCTCGATGTCTTCGTGCAGATGCCAGGCGCTTCCTCGGCCGAAGTCGAGCAGCGCGTCACCATCCCGATGGAAAAGCTGATGCGGGAAGTGCCGGGCGTGGAATACATCTACTCGATCTCCCAGCCCGGCATGAGCATGGTGATTGTGCGTTTTTACGTCGGGCAGAAAGAGGAAGACGCGATCGTCCGCACGTACAACAAGCTGTACTCGAATTTCGATCGCATTCCGCCCGGTGTTTCCCAGCCGGTGATCAAGGTCCGTTCCATCGACGACGTCCCGATCATGGCACTCACGCTCTGGGGGAAGAACTACGATTCTTTGGCGCTTCGCCGCATTGCGGGTGAGATCGAGAATTCGATCAAGCAGCTCGACGACGTTTCGGAAACGAAAATCGTCGGCGGGATGCCGCACAAGGCGCGGGTCGTGCTCGACACGGAGCGACTGGCGGCGTATGGACTTTCACCGGCGCAAGTGGCAGCGCGATTGGACTCGGCCAATCAACAGGCGCGTGCCGGGGAGTTCGCCCGCGACAACCGCGAAATCCTGGTGGACGCAGGCCGTTTCCTATCCAGTCCAGAAGAATTGCAGCAGGTTGTTGTCGGCGTTCACGGGGGTAAGCCGGTTTACCTGCGAGACGTGCAGAAAATCCAGAACAGTCTCACCGAAGCGGACAACTACGTTCTCTTCGGTAATGGCGCCGGTTCAGGCGATTCCCGGCAATATCCCGCAGTCACGATCACCGTCGCCAAGCGCAAGAACACGAACGCCAGTGTCATTGCGGAACGTGTGCAAGACAAAATTGATTCTCTTCATGGTTACCTGCTGCCTTCCGACCTGAACGTCACCATCACACGGAACTACGGCGAGACCGCGAAAGATAAATCGAACGAGCTTTTGAAGCACTTGCTGCTGGCCACGATCTCGGTCACGCTGCTCATCGCGCTCGCGCTGGGGTGGCGCGAGTCGGGTGTGGTCCTGGTTGCGATTCCGGTGACACTGGCCCTCACCCTGGCAATTTTTTACTTCTTTGGCTACACGCTGAACCGCGTCACCCTGTTCGCCCTAATCTTTTCGATCGGCATTCTGGTGGACGACGCCATCGTCGTGATCGAAAACATCGTTCGCCATCTGCGTCTGCCGGCCAACGCGGGCCGGGAGAGAATCGATATAGCAGTGGAAGCGGTGGACGAGGTTGGCAATCCTACTATTCTTGCCACCTTCGCTGTGATTGCCGCAATCCTACCCATGGCGTTTGTCCGCGGCCTCATGGGGCCGTATATGCGACCCATCCCGGTGGGTGCTTCGGCGGCAATGATCTTTTCGCTGCTGGTCGCGTTCGTGATCTCGCCATGGGCAGCCCTGCGACTCATCGGCGAACACGCTGCCCACCATGGCGCCAAACACGAAGCCGAAGGCTGGACCACCCGCCTCTATCGGAGAGTGATGAACCCGCTGATAGCAAGCGGGCGCAATCGCGCGCTGTTTTTCGTCGCCGTAGTTGCGCTTCTTGCCCTGGCAGTACTGCTCATCCCACTGAAACTCGTTCGCGTCAAAATGCTGCCATTCGACAACAAAAGCGAATTCCAGGTCATCGTCGATATGCCGGACGGCACGACACTGGAGCAAACCACGGCGGCCGCGCAGGCAATGGCGGCGAGGATAGTGCAGGAACCCGAAGTCGCTAACTACCAGATCTATTCCGGCACCTCGGGACCGTACAACTTCAACGGTCTAGTGCGGCATTATTTCCTTCGCAGCGGCACAAACCAGGCAGACATACAGGTCAATTTACTGCCAGGCAAGCAGCGCGGCGCGCAATCGCACGATATCGCCCGGCGTGTTCGTCCGAAACTGCAAGCCATCGCGCGGCAATTCGGCGCTCGAATCAAGGTCGCCGAGGTGCCACCCGGGCCACCGGTTCTGCAAACGCTTGTTGCCGAGGTCTACGGTCCAGACCGCCGGCAACAGGTTGACCTCGCGCGCCAGGTCAAGGACGTCTTTCAGAGCACTCCCGGTGTGGTGGACGTTGATTGGTACGTTCAAGATCCCCAAGACCAGTACACGTTCAAAGTAAATCTCGACAAGGCGGCATTGAACGGCGTTTCCGCCGCCGACGTCGCCCGCACCATGCAGATCGCGCTCCACGGCGGCACCGCCGGTCTCCTGCATCGCCCGAATGCGCGCGAGGATGTTCCCATCGAGGTGCGCCTCTCCCGCAGCAGTCGTTCCGGGCTCGACGAATTGCGGGCTCTTAAAGTGCCCGCCGGCGGCGGGGGCATGGTTGCTATCGGCGAAATCACCGAGGTCGAGAAGACAACGCTCACGCCTTTCATCTACCGCAAGAACCTGCGTCCCGTGGTGTATGTCACAGGTGATGTCGCGGGCGAGGAAGAGAGCCCGGTCTATGCCATTCAGAAAATGAAGGAGGCCGTCGGCAAAATCAAACTGCCGGCGGGGTACGCGATTGAGCAGGACATGGGAACGGCGCTCCCAGAACACTCCGAACGTTTTGCCATAAAGTGGGACGGCGAGTGGCACATCACCGTTGAAGTATTTCGCGATCTCGGCTTGGCCTTCGCCGCCGTGCTCGTGCTGATTTACGTGCTCGTGGTCGGCTGGTTCGGATCCTTCCGAACGCCGCTGGTCATCATGGCGCCGATTCCTCTTACGCTGGTGGGAATCTTGCCGGCCCACGCCCTGCTGGGTGCGTTCTTCACCGCAACCTCGATGATCGGCTTCATCGCGGGCGCGGGTATCATCGTTCGCAATTCCATCATCCTGGTCGATTTTATTGAACTGCGTCGCAAGCAAGGCATGTCGCTGGAGGAAGCGGTCGTAGATGCCGGAGCCGTGCGCTTCCGTCCTATGCTGCTGACCGCCGCGGCTGTTGTTGTGGGCGCGAGTGTCATTCTCTTCGACCCCATCTTCCAAGGGCTCGCGCTTTCGCTGATGGCCGGTGAAGTGGCTTCCACCGTGCTTTCCCGCATGGCGGTTCCGGTGCTCTACTACATAAGCCAGCGCCCCGGCAGAGGAAGAGGCACGTTGTCATCGCTGAAAACCGCAGTAGTGAATGTTCCTGAGGAGGTCGCTCCATGACCATTGATCGATACTTGCGCCTGATTGCCGGTTCATTTGTCACGCTGTCGGTGGCTTTGGGTTACTGGATCAGCCCGTACTTCTTCCTTTTTACAGCCTTCGTGGGTTTGAACTTGTTTCAGTCCGCTCTGACGAACTGGTGCCCGATGATGACATTCCTCCGATGGCTAGGAGTCCCGGAACGGCGTTCCGCAGCAGAAACTGCCGTGAAGGCGTGTTGCGGGCAATAGTGCGGTTTGCATTGACGCCCGTCACTCGCTAACGATTCGCGGAATGTGCGTTCCACTTCCGCTCTGACGTAGCGGTTGGAGCAATCGCCGTTACAATACGTTCATGCCCGAAACCAAGGCCGAACGCGCCTCCCTCCTGGCGCGCGTGCCGATTTTTTCCGATCTCTCTGATGCGGAACTGAAGTTTCTGTCGGACCGTGCGGTGAATAAGCGCTATGCGGCGGGCGAACTGATCTTTGGCGAAGGTGATCCCTGCTCCGGGCTGTACATCGTCGAATCGGGCGCGGTACGCATCTTCAAGACCTCTGCGGGCGGACGCGAGCAAGTGCTGACCGTTGAGCAGGCGGGCAACTCGATCGCGGAACTCCCGGTCTTCGACGGCGGGGCCTATCCGGCGTCGGCGGCGGCAGTCGACGAAGCAGCCATCCTATTCATCAGCCGCAGCGATTTTCGCGCCCTCTGCCTGCAGCATCCGGAGGTCGCGCTCAAGGTGTTGCGCATGGTCGGCCTGCGCCTGCGGCGGCTGGTCAACATCATCGAGGAACTTTCCTTCACCACCGTCCGCCACCGCCTGGCCGCGCTCCTGATGCGCTTCGCTCACGAAGCCGGACATCGCTCGGGCTCAGCACGGTTCACGCTCAAGGCCAACAACCAGGAATTGGCGTCGCAGATCGGCACCGTGCGCGAGCTGGTTTCGCGAAACCTCAGCCGCTTCCAAGCCGCAGGCCTCATCCAGATGGATGGCAAAGACGTAACCATACCCGACCTGGCAAAGCTTGAAGCCGAGGTCCGGTCCGAAGAATAGGGCGCGTCGAGCGGAAGATTCAGCCCGCGTACGACATTCTCCGCTGTGACATAAGTCATCGGCGGCGGTCGCTTTTCCCCTTTACTCTCGTCCCGGGAGTTGACGATGGGACCGAAATCACTACAGGTTCTGCTGACCGAGCACGAGGATGCCAGGAAAATCCTGGCGGAATTGGGCGCTTTACTGGGCGGCATGTCCTCCGATGTCTTAGACAAACAGAAAGGAAACGCAGTCATGCCAATCACTACGAGCAAGACCGTCCGCGAACTCGCCGTTGAAAACCCCCAGGCTACCCGCGTATTCGAGAAACTCGGCATTGATTACTGTTGTGGAGGCCACAAGTCTCTGGAAGAGGCCTGCGCAACCGCGAACACGCCTGTAGACCGCGTGCTGCTGGCGCTGGAACAGGGGTTCGATGTGGCGGCGCC encodes:
- a CDS encoding efflux RND transporter permease subunit, producing MNNTLGAAGKIARAFIVSKLTPLMITAALLLGAFAIWQTPREEEPQIVVPMLDVFVQMPGASSAEVEQRVTIPMEKLMREVPGVEYIYSISQPGMSMVIVRFYVGQKEEDAIVRTYNKLYSNFDRIPPGVSQPVIKVRSIDDVPIMALTLWGKNYDSLALRRIAGEIENSIKQLDDVSETKIVGGMPHKARVVLDTERLAAYGLSPAQVAARLDSANQQARAGEFARDNREILVDAGRFLSSPEELQQVVVGVHGGKPVYLRDVQKIQNSLTEADNYVLFGNGAGSGDSRQYPAVTITVAKRKNTNASVIAERVQDKIDSLHGYLLPSDLNVTITRNYGETAKDKSNELLKHLLLATISVTLLIALALGWRESGVVLVAIPVTLALTLAIFYFFGYTLNRVTLFALIFSIGILVDDAIVVIENIVRHLRLPANAGRERIDIAVEAVDEVGNPTILATFAVIAAILPMAFVRGLMGPYMRPIPVGASAAMIFSLLVAFVISPWAALRLIGEHAAHHGAKHEAEGWTTRLYRRVMNPLIASGRNRALFFVAVVALLALAVLLIPLKLVRVKMLPFDNKSEFQVIVDMPDGTTLEQTTAAAQAMAARIVQEPEVANYQIYSGTSGPYNFNGLVRHYFLRSGTNQADIQVNLLPGKQRGAQSHDIARRVRPKLQAIARQFGARIKVAEVPPGPPVLQTLVAEVYGPDRRQQVDLARQVKDVFQSTPGVVDVDWYVQDPQDQYTFKVNLDKAALNGVSAADVARTMQIALHGGTAGLLHRPNAREDVPIEVRLSRSSRSGLDELRALKVPAGGGGMVAIGEITEVEKTTLTPFIYRKNLRPVVYVTGDVAGEEESPVYAIQKMKEAVGKIKLPAGYAIEQDMGTALPEHSERFAIKWDGEWHITVEVFRDLGLAFAAVLVLIYVLVVGWFGSFRTPLVIMAPIPLTLVGILPAHALLGAFFTATSMIGFIAGAGIIVRNSIILVDFIELRRKQGMSLEEAVVDAGAVRFRPMLLTAAAVVVGASVILFDPIFQGLALSLMAGEVASTVLSRMAVPVLYYISQRPGRGRGTLSSLKTAVVNVPEEVAP
- a CDS encoding efflux RND transporter periplasmic adaptor subunit; this translates as MRETSFVMLLVAAMLLFGCSADKAKPVRAPETVSGLELLDVQRKPLPDYLEAVGTVRALQTSQLSAQIVSAVVSVPAQEGKRVRKGEVLVVLDDAQQRAALERASAAVNAAQQDVVASEADYTLASSTLGRYQNLFDKKSVSPHEMDEVQARAKSAAARREQATAAIAQARAMEAQARAALGYTRIRAAFDGMVTAKQVDPGMLASPGVPLVTIEDTRGFRLEASVDEADLRTAKLGEAVPVAIDALGSELQSKVVQIVPAADPASRSFIVKLELPPDARLRSGVFGRARFPRGRHDAVIVPRAAVIERGQIQGVYVVGKEGQIELRYVTLGRLSGAEVEVLSGLSGGERLIASHGGRELSGKRVAN
- a CDS encoding Crp/Fnr family transcriptional regulator, giving the protein MPETKAERASLLARVPIFSDLSDAELKFLSDRAVNKRYAAGELIFGEGDPCSGLYIVESGAVRIFKTSAGGREQVLTVEQAGNSIAELPVFDGGAYPASAAAVDEAAILFISRSDFRALCLQHPEVALKVLRMVGLRLRRLVNIIEELSFTTVRHRLAALLMRFAHEAGHRSGSARFTLKANNQELASQIGTVRELVSRNLSRFQAAGLIQMDGKDVTIPDLAKLEAEVRSEE
- a CDS encoding DUF2892 domain-containing protein, which codes for MTIDRYLRLIAGSFVTLSVALGYWISPYFFLFTAFVGLNLFQSALTNWCPMMTFLRWLGVPERRSAAETAVKACCGQ
- a CDS encoding TolC family protein, encoding MKQPAMMLVALLAVLILPAIALAENKLTLEEAVTTALEKNPARKATIYEKRAASADIGLAKSALLPQLGFSEGFQRGNDPVFVFGSRLRQQRFSSADFALNRLNTPTPFSNFATRFSGQWRLFDSGVSWLRLRQSKRMDEIAARKLERVDQELVMRVIDAYTGLLLAAKQQQVAEDALKTSQSILDRSRANVQAGMAVESDLLSSQVSYASREQELIRARHAVALAQAQLRHEMGIAPDTQFEVEELLAEKVFPSVPLAELDQMALQNRPDLRGLVAQQAAQSDSVRAAKAAYGPRLNAIADWEADNPRLGGAGGNNWLAGVEIQLDLFDGGAKRARLQREHAVKDRVDALHDAAVSSIRLEVRKAYLDLDAARQQLQVARAAVEQAQESLRIGQNRYEAGLSTITDLLRMQDASVRAQTDYAQAIYRLRTSYANLELATGTLGVSSLVVKQ